One window of the Candidatus Zixiibacteriota bacterium genome contains the following:
- a CDS encoding conserved hypothetical protein (Evidence 4 : Unknown function but conserved in other organisms) produces MRFVYSKWNDEFMQKIRNMRDLLSIFNYILLQVNGDVDKAFKVMEKLQQMGYLPEEFDLEAFKKELLDRKIIALDQNTPALTRKGERGLRREAFDRVFQQLKSSGMGNHPTPLGSGYSEEILPEKRPYDFGDDLLNLDLTGSMLNTISRTGSLGMEMTHDDLEVYDTSRTTNCATVVLIDISHSMILYGEDRITPAKQVALAFTELITSKYPKDSLNIVLFGDTAEEIKIEDLPYVGVGPYHTNTKAGLQKARQILLRKKSINKQIFMITDGKPSMITKSNGRAYKNPVGLDPMIVNRTLDEAVVCRKKKITITTFMIAEDPYLQEFVKKLTELNRGRAYFSSPDNLGNYIFWDFMNNRKRQR; encoded by the coding sequence ATGCGCTTCGTTTATTCTAAATGGAACGATGAATTCATGCAGAAGATCCGCAACATGCGGGATCTTTTGTCAATCTTCAACTATATCCTTTTACAGGTCAATGGCGATGTTGATAAGGCCTTTAAGGTCATGGAGAAACTCCAGCAGATGGGTTATTTGCCGGAGGAATTCGATCTGGAGGCGTTCAAGAAGGAACTTCTGGACCGCAAAATAATTGCCCTGGATCAAAACACTCCGGCTCTGACTCGCAAAGGGGAGCGGGGATTGCGCCGCGAAGCCTTCGATCGTGTCTTCCAGCAATTGAAATCATCCGGCATGGGCAATCATCCCACCCCGCTGGGAAGCGGCTATTCCGAGGAAATTCTCCCGGAAAAACGGCCCTACGATTTTGGCGATGATCTGCTCAATCTCGACCTCACCGGTTCCATGCTCAATACCATTTCCCGCACCGGTTCGCTCGGGATGGAAATGACTCACGACGATCTCGAAGTCTATGACACTTCCCGAACCACGAATTGCGCCACCGTGGTGCTGATCGATATTTCCCACTCCATGATACTCTATGGCGAAGACCGCATCACTCCCGCCAAGCAGGTGGCCCTGGCTTTCACCGAATTGATTACTTCCAAGTACCCAAAAGACAGTCTCAATATCGTCCTTTTTGGCGACACGGCCGAGGAAATCAAAATCGAAGATTTGCCCTATGTTGGGGTCGGGCCATATCATACCAACACCAAGGCCGGGCTCCAGAAGGCGCGTCAGATTCTGCTCCGCAAAAAGAGCATTAATAAGCAGATTTTTATGATTACCGACGGCAAACCTTCGATGATAACCAAAAGCAACGGCCGCGCCTATAAAAACCCGGTCGGGCTCGACCCGATGATTGTCAATCGCACTCTCGATGAAGCGGTCGTCTGCCGCAAAAAGAAAATCACGATAACCACTTTCATGATCGCCGAGGACCCTTATTTGCAGGAGTTCGTGAAAAAATTGACCGAATTGAACCGCGGCCGGGCCTATTTCTCTTCGCCCGACAACCTCGGCAATTATATCTTCTGGGATTTTATGAATAATCGCAAGCGACAGAGATGA
- a CDS encoding conserved exported hypothetical protein (Evidence 4 : Unknown function but conserved in other organisms), with protein sequence MRYILTIALILFLTSNLTAADRTQFDMPLRPVHTFSIVCYDSATGEFGAAVQSHYFKVADVIWLEPGIGAVATQSLVDFAYGPLGLDMMKNGKSAKEALVGLLASDSNNAVRQVAMIDKNGVIATHTGSKCIAEAGHLIGKNYSVQANLMLKNTVWGAMAKAFEATPGDLADKMMAALDAAQAEGGDIRGMQSAAMVVVSGKPTGMSWKDRLIDIRVDDSPQPLTELRRLLNISRAYKHMDNGDNFIADKKYDEANAEYAKAAELDPGNVEIQFWHAQTLVMAGQLELALPIFKEVFKKDENWRTLVPRLVKSDLLPSDDKIIKQIVSQ encoded by the coding sequence ATGCGCTACATTCTGACAATCGCACTTATCCTTTTTCTGACGTCAAATCTTACCGCCGCCGACAGAACTCAATTCGATATGCCCCTCCGACCGGTCCACACCTTTTCGATTGTCTGCTACGACAGCGCCACCGGTGAGTTCGGGGCCGCCGTGCAGTCGCATTATTTCAAGGTCGCCGATGTTATCTGGCTGGAACCGGGTATCGGCGCCGTGGCGACCCAGTCCCTGGTCGATTTCGCCTACGGCCCGCTCGGCCTCGATATGATGAAAAACGGCAAATCGGCCAAAGAGGCCCTGGTCGGGCTTCTCGCCAGCGATTCTAATAACGCCGTCCGGCAGGTGGCGATGATCGATAAAAACGGCGTTATCGCCACCCATACCGGCAGCAAATGTATCGCCGAGGCGGGACACCTGATCGGCAAAAATTATTCGGTGCAGGCCAACCTCATGCTTAAAAACACCGTCTGGGGCGCCATGGCCAAGGCGTTCGAAGCAACCCCCGGCGACCTCGCCGACAAAATGATGGCGGCGCTGGATGCGGCTCAGGCTGAGGGAGGCGATATTCGCGGCATGCAGTCGGCCGCNATGGTGGTGGTTTCCGGAAAACCGACCGGGATGTCCTGGAAAGATCGCCTGATTGATATTCGTGTCGACGACTCCCCGCAGCCATTGACCGAACTAAGACGGCTTCTCAATATCTCCCGCGCCTACAAACATATGGACAACGGCGATAATTTTATTGCCGACAAAAAATATGACGAGGCCAATGCCGAATACGCCAAAGCCGCCGAACTCGACCCCGGAAACGTCGAAATCCAGTTCTGGCACGCCCAGACCCTGGTCATGGCCGGACAATTGGAACTGGCCCTGCCAATCTTCAAGGAGGTCTTTAAAAAAGATGAAAATTGGCGCACCCTGGTGCCCCGTCTGGTGAAATCGGATTTGTTGCCGAGCGATGACAAAATCATTAAGCAGATTGTCTCCCAGTAA
- a CDS encoding exported hypothetical protein (Evidence 5 : Unknown function): protein MKKALITAVMMGIIILAVSAPASAGEGNAFSWLRQFRLTGVGPTAPQTHMYQIFNGFMWFRDADGDGIPNGLDPDYTRPLDGTGFGPGGKISPNQEYTYQNRTRYNEDISAKGKGEVTQDRVWLRDCKGGR from the coding sequence ATGAAGAAAGCTCTTATCACAGCCGTAATGATGGGGATAATCATTCTTGCTGTCAGCGCCCCGGCCTCAGCCGGCGAGGGCAACGCCTTTTCGTGGCTGAGACAATTCCGCCTGACCGGTGTCGGCCCGACTGCGCCGCAGACACATATGTATCAGATTTTTAACGGATTTATGTGGTTCCGTGACGCCGACGGTGACGGTATCCCCAATGGGCTTGATCCTGATTATACCCGCCCTCTGGATGGCACCGGCTTTGGCCCCGGCGGCAAAATTTCCCCGAATCAGGAATATACCTATCAGAATCGTACCCGGTACAACGAAGATATTTCCGCCAAGGGGAAGGGCGAAGTGACTCAGGATCGGGTATGGCTCAGAGACTGTAAGGGTGGACGGTAA
- a CDS encoding hypothetical protein (Evidence 5 : Unknown function), whose translation MMLFPICQNPTISFRNRMKTRIFVYPAILILSATACLPPAIYYGTTDDRYHQLKSDQNHVFVGMYDGINTEVRLWGRITGRGGVSLRITNTGYDEVSYLMTQLTAKSDNGEYAVAGFHLLGEKWYPDNICRLKKNETVDIIYELMLDESSKEPPPVIQLNPGKIDIGSDGRSISLGEIVFRRQ comes from the coding sequence ATGATGCTATTCCCCATCTGTCAGAATCCGACAATCAGCTTCAGAAACAGGATGAAAACTAGAATCTTCGTCTATCCGGCAATTTTAATTCTCAGCGCGACGGCCTGTCTGCCGCCGGCGATATATTACGGGACGACGGATGACAGGTATCATCAATTAAAAAGCGATCAGAATCATGTTTTTGTGGGGATGTACGACGGCATCAACACCGAGGTGCGACTCTGGGGGCGGATCACCGGCAGGGGGGGAGTCAGTTTACGAATAACGAATACCGGGTACGACGAAGTGTCGTATCTGATGACACAATTGACAGCCAAGAGCGACAATGGAGAGTATGCGGTCGCCGGTTTTCATCTTTTGGGGGAGAAGTGGTATCCCGATAATATTTGCAGATTAAAGAAGAATGAGACGGTGGATATTATATATGAATTAATGCTGGATGAGAGCAGTAAGGAGCCACCGCCGGTAATCCAATTGAATCCGGGGAAAATAGATATCGGTTCCGACGGAAGATCAATTTCATTGGGTGAAATCGTATTCAGGCGGCAGTAA
- a CDS encoding putative enzyme (Evidence 3 : Putative function from multiple computational evidences; Product type e : enzyme): MKIPIYQVDAFTGKLFGGNPAAVCPLERWIPDDLMQNIAAENNLSETAFFIRRDEHFEIRWFTPVAEINLAGHPTLATGHVLFNHLGFEGNRIVFMSKGGELIVTRTGTMISLNFPADKPRPIEMPDNLVEALGKEPAEILTSRDIFAVYKSPDDIINLKPNFDLLGKIDAHAVIVTAPGTDCDFLSRFFAPRLGINEDPVTGSAHTALIPFWAERLGKRVMHAHQESKRRGEIFCEFLGNRVLISGQAVTFFIGEITF; this comes from the coding sequence ATGAAAATTCCCATTTATCAGGTCGATGCTTTTACCGGCAAATTATTCGGCGGCAACCCCGCCGCCGTCTGCCCGCTCGAGCGATGGATCCCCGATGATTTGATGCAGAATATCGCCGCCGAAAACAATCTCTCCGAAACCGCCTTCTTTATACGGCGCGACGAGCATTTCGAAATCCGCTGGTTCACCCCGGTGGCCGAAATAAATCTCGCCGGCCATCCGACTCTTGCAACCGGCCATGTCTTATTTAATCATCTCGGATTCGAAGGAAACCGCATTGTCTTCATGAGCAAAGGCGGAGAACTTATTGTCACCCGCACCGGAACCATGATATCCCTCAATTTCCCCGCCGATAAACCGCGCCCGATTGAAATGCCTGATAACCTTGTCGAGGCCCTGGGTAAGGAACCGGCCGAAATTCTGACATCGCGTGACATCTTTGCGGTCTATAAATCACCCGACGATATCATCAACCTCAAACCGAATTTCGATCTCCTGGGTAAAATCGATGCCCATGCCGTCATCGTCACCGCCCCCGGAACCGACTGCGATTTTCTTTCTCGTTTCTTTGCCCCCCGGCTCGGCATCAACGAGGACCCTGTCACCGGCTCGGCCCATACCGCCCTCATTCCCTTCTGGGCGGAGCGGCTCGGCAAAAGAGTAATGCACGCCCATCAGGAATCGAAACGTCGCGGCGAAATATTCTGCGAATTCCTGGGCAACCGCGTCCTTATCAGCGGCCAGGCCGTGACCTTCTTCATCGGTGAAATCACTTTTTAG
- a CDS encoding hypothetical protein (Evidence 5 : Unknown function): MSRPSFISKIIGTAAALVLMSAPILLSQDKIGTWDGAFPTGSARAISMGLCTINLIDEESSLHNPGALGLFHLIKLAAFSFPNSTKLLPGRDGNFRIRTFAGSARVPLISRTRDDLNKIGFSLALAYSERTVQDELYAISYEYLPIPVKFAHHMTFYTAAAAIDISQFRVGAGYSYKVLNSENIFNGVLLEDTVEYYVHDIGFMVQWLPQGSGENSRDLSDGYKLRFTPSLAYVISNIGHDYNRYSDKIKSLGLSLPLYISRNNFTVLTLNPVLQIDYVNNLSLKGSSDNSDENLRHWGIELGLFDILYGRIGNRDVDDNAQRTKTWGFGVSLKGVIERFYSGPENSRKRGAGFLRNLDFRYDYGRVTPWYDITLNYMKMSVSI, encoded by the coding sequence ATGTCAAGACCGTCATTCATTTCAAAAATCATTGGTACGGCGGCGGCGCTGGTTCTTATGTCCGCCCCCATATTGCTGTCGCAGGATAAAATCGGCACCTGGGACGGGGCCTTTCCGACCGGTTCGGCCCGCGCCATTTCGATGGGATTATGCACCATTAATCTGATCGACGAAGAGTCCTCTCTGCACAACCCCGGGGCTTTGGGATTGTTTCACTTAATCAAACTGGCCGCTTTTTCCTTTCCCAACAGCACCAAACTCCTTCCCGGCCGCGATGGTAATTTCCGGATTCGCACATTCGCCGGAAGCGCGCGTGTTCCCCTGATCAGCCGGACTCGAGATGACCTCAACAAAATCGGCTTTTCCCTGGCCCTGGCCTACTCGGAGAGAACGGTACAGGATGAATTATACGCCATATCCTATGAATATCTCCCCATCCCCGTCAAATTTGCCCATCATATGACATTCTACACCGCCGCCGCGGCCATCGATATCAGCCAATTCCGTGTCGGCGCCGGATATTCATATAAGGTTCTTAATTCCGAAAACATATTTAATGGCGTCTTGCTTGAGGACACGGTCGAATATTATGTTCACGACATCGGCTTCATGGTTCAGTGGTTGCCGCAAGGAAGTGGGGAAAATTCCCGGGACTTGTCGGACGGGTATAAATTGCGATTCACCCCTTCTCTGGCTTACGTTATCTCCAATATCGGACACGACTACAATCGCTATAGTGACAAAATAAAATCTCTTGGCCTGTCTCTGCCGCTCTACATAAGCCGTAACAACTTTACTGTCCTGACCCTGAACCCGGTTCTTCAGATTGACTATGTAAATAATTTATCCTTGAAAGGATCGTCGGATAATAGCGATGAGAACCTGAGACACTGGGGCATTGAGTTGGGCCTGTTCGATATTCTGTACGGACGAATCGGGAATCGCGATGTCGATGATAACGCCCAGAGGACCAAAACCTGGGGATTCGGTGTGTCTCTGAAGGGAGTGATTGAAAGATTTTACTCCGGACCCGAGAATAGCCGAAAACGGGGGGCCGGGTTTTTGCGAAATCTCGATTTCCGGTATGATTACGGCCGGGTCACCCCCTGGTATGATATCACTCTCAATTACATGAAAATGTCAGTATCAATATAG
- the hflX gene encoding GTPase HflX — MAPFNQKDAERACLIALAKSSLNKVETNASLDELEELAVSAGAAVRKKILQTRVPDPAYYIGRGLVDKLKEEIADDGINLVIFDDPLSPAQQRNLEEAFHVKVIDRSILILDIFALHAKTAAAKMQVELAQLEYTLPRLAGAWTHFSRQYGGIGTKGPGETQLETDRRRIRKKIAHLKDEIKRLGQQRETQRKARQKLFKVALIGYTNAGKSTLFNALTKSDVKVENRLFTTLDSTTRVMSAGYPEKIIFTDTVGFIKKLPHQLVASFMSTLEEAAYSDLLLKVIDISDPYYREKITQTEQVLEEIGATRIDSLTVLNKIDLGIADRSHNEDKARTFYVSAVTGEGLDALRDELSDRLKLFSAQMTKE; from the coding sequence ATGGCCCCATTCAATCAAAAAGATGCGGAACGTGCCTGCCTTATTGCTCTGGCCAAATCATCGCTGAATAAAGTCGAGACTAATGCTTCGCTCGATGAATTGGAGGAACTTGCGGTCTCGGCCGGAGCGGCCGTTAGAAAAAAAATTCTTCAGACCCGCGTTCCCGACCCCGCCTATTATATCGGCCGCGGACTCGTAGATAAATTGAAAGAGGAGATCGCCGATGACGGTATTAATCTGGTAATATTTGATGATCCCCTTTCCCCGGCCCAACAGCGCAATCTCGAAGAGGCCTTTCATGTCAAGGTCATTGATCGTTCAATCCTGATTCTCGATATCTTTGCCCTTCACGCCAAAACGGCCGCCGCCAAGATGCAGGTGGAACTGGCGCAACTGGAATATACCCTTCCCCGCCTGGCCGGGGCCTGGACCCACTTCAGCCGCCAGTACGGTGGTATCGGTACCAAGGGGCCCGGCGAAACCCAGTTGGAAACCGACCGGCGCCGAATTCGTAAGAAAATCGCCCATCTTAAAGACGAAATCAAGCGGCTCGGTCAACAGCGGGAAACACAGCGCAAGGCCCGTCAGAAATTATTCAAAGTGGCCCTCATCGGATACACCAATGCCGGCAAATCGACCCTTTTCAACGCCCTGACAAAATCCGATGTCAAAGTCGAAAACCGTCTCTTCACTACCCTCGATTCCACCACCCGCGTCATGTCGGCCGGCTACCCGGAAAAAATAATTTTCACCGACACCGTCGGTTTCATCAAAAAACTGCCTCATCAATTGGTGGCGTCTTTTATGTCCACCCTGGAAGAAGCCGCCTATTCGGATCTCCTTCTGAAAGTGATAGATATTTCCGACCCCTACTACCGGGAAAAAATAACCCAGACCGAGCAGGTTCTTGAGGAAATTGGCGCCACTCGCATCGATTCCCTGACCGTCCTTAACAAAATTGACCTCGGTATCGCCGACCGCTCTCATAATGAGGATAAGGCCCGGACTTTTTATGTCTCCGCCGTTACCGGCGAGGGCCTCGACGCTCTCCGCGATGAACTCTCCGATCGCCTGAAACTTTTTTCCGCACAAATGACTAAAGAATAG
- a CDS encoding Two component, sigma54 specific, transcriptional regulator, fis family: MAKTILIVDDNPNMSSLLAEMLEVFHYDAIRATDGHDALDKIGKNEIAMVITDMRMPRMSGLELLQNIKERQPKLPVVLISGYSVDEVGSDIVKNIADGFLNKPFMMADIERLLTELL, translated from the coding sequence ATGGCTAAGACTATTCTGATTGTCGATGATAACCCCAATATGTCGAGCCTTCTGGCAGAAATGCTGGAAGTTTTTCATTATGACGCCATTCGCGCCACCGACGGTCACGACGCCCTCGATAAGATCGGCAAAAACGAAATCGCCATGGTTATTACCGATATGAGAATGCCCCGCATGTCGGGCCTTGAACTCCTGCAAAATATCAAAGAACGCCAGCCGAAACTCCCCGTCGTCCTGATTTCCGGATATTCCGTCGATGAAGTCGGGTCCGATATCGTCAAAAACATAGCCGACGGTTTTCTCAACAAACCGTTCATGATGGCCGATATCGAACGCCTTCTCACTGAATTGCTTTAA
- a CDS encoding conserved hypothetical protein (Evidence 4 : Unknown function but conserved in other organisms) yields the protein MNEKSGDYFELPIDGILDLHTFSPKEVKTLIPDYIDACLEKNILNIRIIHGKGTGVLRTIVHSILKKHPSVQSFRLDPEPGSSWGATLVQLKKND from the coding sequence ATGAATGAGAAATCCGGGGATTATTTTGAATTGCCCATCGACGGCATTCTCGACCTCCATACCTTCAGCCCCAAAGAGGTCAAGACCCTTATACCCGACTATATCGACGCCTGTCTGGAGAAGAATATCCTCAATATTCGTATCATCCACGGCAAAGGGACCGGCGTCCTCAGAACCATCGTTCATTCGATTTTGAAAAAGCACCCGTCTGTGCAATCGTTTCGCCTTGACCCGGAACCGGGCTCATCCTGGGGGGCGACCTTGGTGCAATTGAAAAAGAACGATTGA
- a CDS encoding membrane hypothetical protein (Evidence 5 : Unknown function), with the protein MGQEGRFYKADMKKIKDLTKFLTPSGAGIAIICFFLPWVRVSCGTVTVEASGARIGGIFWAVLGVSIIMLLSFFYFWKKRDMVTMRLVALIGGLFSLMVMIYRFIDAFGGDASNIKISDVGATVRYGAWGEFFGFILAMLGTVFMVEDRKAPNAGSAETGSKPNLAARHKFPYLLGRKPDDDAIPHLSESDNQLQKQDEN; encoded by the coding sequence ATGGGTCAGGAAGGAAGATTCTATAAGGCGGATATGAAGAAAATAAAGGACCTTACGAAATTTTTGACCCCTTCGGGGGCCGGGATTGCGATAATCTGCTTTTTTCTGCCCTGGGTTAGAGTATCATGCGGGACGGTGACGGTGGAAGCCTCGGGCGCCCGCATCGGGGGAATTTTCTGGGCAGTGTTGGGGGTATCCATAATAATGCTTCTATCATTCTTTTATTTCTGGAAAAAAAGGGATATGGTGACAATGCGCCTGGTGGCGCTTATCGGCGGACTGTTCTCATTGATGGTCATGATTTACCGATTTATCGATGCCTTCGGCGGCGACGCCTCGAATATAAAGATCTCCGATGTCGGTGCGACGGTGCGGTACGGCGCCTGGGGGGAATTTTTCGGTTTTATCCTGGCGATGCTGGGGACCGTTTTCATGGTAGAGGACAGAAAAGCGCCCAATGCCGGGAGCGCGGAGACCGGTTCAAAACCAAACCTAGCGGCGCGCCACAAGTTCCCATATTTGCTCGGACGGAAACCTGATGATGATGCTATTCCCCATCTGTCAGAATCCGACAATCAGCTTCAGAAACAGGATGAAAACTAG
- a CDS encoding Glutamine amidotransferase (Class I): protein MRMHYLQHVPYESPAGILTWAEEKRLKITRTALYEPAPYPSVETFDWLVIMGGPMNIYEEAKYPRLTEEKRFIEKAIKAEKMILGICLGAQLLADLLGGPVSRNKNREIGWFPVMLTERGKKSPVFGNLPAEFITFHWHSDTFALPPGAIHLAASEACFNQGFSYGKNILGLQFHPEMRRNDIAEIVERTRDQLVIDKFIQPEEALLNADENFKSMTEWLPMMLANFLRANGYRAE, encoded by the coding sequence ATGAGGATGCATTATTTGCAGCATGTTCCATATGAGTCGCCGGCCGGGATTCTGACCTGGGCGGAGGAGAAAAGACTCAAAATAACAAGGACCGCCCTTTATGAACCGGCACCTTATCCGAGCGTGGAGACCTTTGACTGGCTGGTGATTATGGGGGGGCCGATGAATATTTATGAGGAAGCCAAGTATCCTCGGTTGACGGAGGAAAAGAGATTTATAGAAAAAGCGATTAAGGCGGAAAAGATGATTCTCGGGATCTGCCTGGGAGCGCAGTTGCTCGCCGATTTGCTTGGTGGCCCGGTCAGCCGCAATAAAAACCGTGAAATAGGGTGGTTCCCGGTAATGCTGACCGAGAGGGGCAAGAAGTCACCGGTTTTCGGGAATTTGCCGGCGGAATTTATAACCTTCCATTGGCATTCCGACACGTTTGCACTTCCCCCGGGGGCGATACACCTGGCCGCCAGCGAGGCCTGCTTCAATCAGGGCTTCAGTTACGGCAAAAATATACTGGGACTGCAGTTTCACCCGGAGATGCGCCGAAACGACATTGCCGAAATCGTGGAACGAACCCGGGACCAACTGGTGATAGATAAATTTATTCAGCCCGAAGAGGCGCTGTTGAATGCCGATGAAAATTTCAAATCGATGACAGAGTGGCTGCCGATGATGCTGGCGAATTTTCTGAGAGCAAATGGGTATCGCGCGGAATAG
- the fdxA gene encoding Ferredoxin-1, whose amino-acid sequence MAYIVADPCIKCKNTDCAEVCPVNAFHEGKNMVVIDPKVCIDCRLCVDECPVGAIYSDEELPVEWLDYAEINAVYAKKWPVIKSKKEPLPESEQFSQVQNKRDLFDPNPTES is encoded by the coding sequence ATGGCCTATATAGTCGCCGATCCCTGCATTAAATGTAAAAACACCGATTGCGCCGAGGTCTGTCCCGTTAACGCTTTCCACGAGGGGAAGAACATGGTGGTCATCGACCCCAAAGTCTGTATCGATTGCCGCCTCTGCGTCGATGAGTGTCCGGTCGGGGCGATTTATTCCGACGAGGAACTGCCCGTGGAATGGCTCGATTATGCCGAAATCAACGCCGTCTATGCCAAAAAGTGGCCGGTGATAAAATCGAAAAAGGAACCTCTCCCCGAATCGGAACAATTCAGTCAGGTCCAAAACAAGCGCGATCTCTTTGACCCCAACCCGACTGAATCATAA
- a CDS encoding conserved hypothetical protein (Evidence 4 : Unknown function but conserved in other organisms) → MKRPKTLGELKKSGYINRTAKEELRRNLLEAIKSGKKRFPGIIGYDRTVLPQLENALLSRHDFILLGLRGQAKTRILRQLVDLLDEYIPVIKGSKLNENPFAPISAHFQKVAAETGDNLEIEWLHRDNRYHEKLATPDVSVADLIGDIDPIKAVREKLDLSDEEVIHWGIIPRTNRGIFAINELPDLQPRIQVSLLNILEENDLQIRGFPIRIPLDMVLVFTANPEDYTNRGNIITPLKDRIASQINTHYPASIEDAKEITRQEAWWQREHEVFIPEIIRDIIEEIAFEARESEYVDQSSGVSARLSISAYENLISNIERRAARNGDDDYFPRICDLYSVISSIVGKVELVYEGELEGPTILAVNLIGEAIKKTFGRYFPPPRREGKVNLDRPAEQNIYEAVIDFFSTGKRLELSDEMPYEEYKKQLTQIFGLKEIAQKYMPAKDPRETLLIMEFVLEGLHRANIIAKESPDNRFIYADMIENILRN, encoded by the coding sequence ATGAAACGACCCAAAACGCTGGGCGAACTCAAAAAATCGGGATATATAAATCGAACCGCCAAGGAAGAACTCCGCCGGAACCTGCTGGAGGCGATTAAATCGGGGAAAAAGCGGTTCCCCGGAATTATTGGTTACGACCGCACTGTCCTGCCGCAACTGGAAAACGCCCTCCTCTCCCGCCATGATTTCATCCTTCTCGGGCTCCGCGGTCAGGCCAAGACCAGAATCTTAAGGCAATTGGTTGACCTCCTCGACGAATACATTCCGGTAATAAAAGGATCCAAACTGAACGAGAACCCCTTCGCCCCGATATCTGCACACTTTCAAAAAGTGGCCGCCGAGACGGGCGATAATCTGGAAATCGAATGGCTCCACCGCGACAACCGCTATCATGAAAAATTGGCCACGCCCGATGTCTCTGTGGCCGATCTGATCGGCGATATTGACCCGATCAAGGCGGTCCGGGAGAAACTTGACCTTTCCGATGAGGAAGTCATTCATTGGGGCATCATTCCCCGCACCAATCGCGGCATTTTTGCCATCAACGAACTGCCCGACCTTCAGCCCCGTATTCAGGTCTCGCTTCTCAATATTCTCGAAGAAAACGACCTGCAAATCCGCGGTTTCCCGATTCGGATTCCCCTTGATATGGTGCTGGTCTTTACCGCCAACCCCGAAGACTATACTAATCGCGGCAACATCATTACCCCGCTCAAGGATCGTATCGCCTCGCAGATTAATACTCATTATCCTGCTAGTATCGAAGATGCCAAGGAAATTACCCGACAGGAGGCCTGGTGGCAGCGCGAACATGAAGTCTTCATCCCGGAAATTATTCGCGACATCATCGAAGAGATTGCCTTCGAGGCCCGCGAAAGCGAATATGTCGATCAGTCGTCCGGAGTTTCGGCCCGTTTGTCGATCTCGGCCTACGAAAACCTGATTTCCAATATCGAACGGCGCGCCGCCCGTAACGGCGATGACGATTATTTCCCGCGCATCTGTGATCTCTACTCGGTCATTTCTTCAATTGTAGGAAAAGTAGAACTCGTATACGAAGGAGAACTCGAGGGCCCGACCATTCTGGCGGTCAATTTGATCGGCGAAGCCATCAAAAAGACCTTCGGGCGCTATTTCCCGCCGCCGCGCCGGGAAGGCAAAGTCAATCTCGACCGGCCCGCCGAGCAGAATATCTATGAAGCGGTCATCGATTTCTTCTCCACCGGCAAACGTCTGGAACTCTCCGATGAAATGCCTTACGAAGAATATAAAAAACAATTGACCCAGATATTCGGCTTGAAAGAAATCGCTCAAAAATATATGCCGGCCAAGGATCCGCGCGAGACTCTTTTGATAATGGAATTCGTTCTCGAGGGTTTGCACCGCGCCAATATTATCGCCAAGGAATCGCCCGACAACCGTTTCATTTATGCCGATATGATTGAAAACATTTTGAGGAACTGA